Below is a window of Calditrichota bacterium DNA.
TAATGGTTATAGTTGTCCTCTGTTTCCTGAAGCGAACCCTTCTGGTACAAACTGCGCACGAGCTCTAATGCCTTTAAATCGTCAAATTTACTTTTCGCGATCAAGTCGGAGAGACGAATTTTGTCGGGAATCATTTTTAGGAGTTCTTTTTCCTCATCGCTCAACTTTTGCCAATTTTTCTGTTCCGTCGGAGCAATCACTGCTTGCAGCGGCGGCAATCCTTGTCTGATTTGCTCCCAGGAGCTCAAACGGCGCAAGCCGATATCGATCAGCTCTTTGTTAGTTTTTTGAATTTTTCGCTTTTGAGTCACTGCGGTCATTTCTACGGAAAAAACGCCGATTGTCCAGGTGAACAGGCGCAAAATTGCTTGCTCCCCGTCAAGATGATCGAGACGCGCGTTAACTACATTGCCGTCGACGAGGTAAACTTCGCCCAGAGTATTGTGACGCTTCAACTTGATGACCGCTGACTTTTTGCCCAATTCCATGGTTTGGATCAAATCCACGAGATTCATTTCCGTCAGATTGCCGGTGAAGCCTCTTTCTGTTTCCAACTGATAGCCGCCAAAATTTTCCAGTTCCTGCAGCAAATTGGAGATGCGCGATACCGCTTCTTCCACGTAAAATGGTTTGCCAAGGAAATCGTCGACGCCTATTTCGATATTTTTAATCCGTTCATCGACGTTTTTCTGGCTGCTGGTAAAAAGAAAAGGGATGAATTTGAATTCTGGCAAGGATTTCAAGCGCTTGAAAAATTCCTGACTGTCAACGGATTCCAAATGCGCTTCCGAAATGATCATGTCCGGTCTGGTCTGGCGGATAAATTCCAATAGATCCTGACGCTCGTCCCAGAGATACACGGAAAATCCCGCGTGCTGCAAGCCGGCGGCTAAAGGAGTGATGTAGTTTCGGTCATTGTCAATGATGACTATTTTTTTATTCATTGCCCTGGATGATCAGTTTTGAGATTTGCGCGATGTTTTTGTCTGCCGGATGCTTTTCGGCGCGATAGGCTAAAAACAATAAATGTTGTGATTGCCATGAGTCAGAACCGCCATCACAACATGAGAGAAATATTATTCACAAAAAATTACCCAAGTCGAACGGATTGTCGATCACACAATTCCGGCGAAATTTTTTATCGTGTCCAGCAATTGGCGCACGCAATTTTCATCGGTCTCGTCGCAGGGCAGAACCGGATTTTCCGCCGAAAGGTTGAGCTTGTAGCGAATGACGTCCGTGGTCAGTGATTCCTGCTCGTCCAAATTCATTACCAAAACCGCAAACGGCGCGCCGAATTTGTCGCTGATTGAGTGAATCAAATAACCGGTGTATTCCCAGGTTTCCGGCCGGGAACAGTCAAAAGTGAACAGACAAGCCAGGGCGCTATCTTCGATGGATTCCAGAAACGGATTCAGTTGTTTCTCGATTGGCACCGAGATTAACTTGACTTCGCGTTCTGCATTCAAATTAATCTTGCCCACGTCGATATTAAAATTCTGCTCGGGCAGTACTTTCAGCGATTTGAAATTATCGTGCGTCAGAATGTCCATCACGCTGTCTTTGCAATCTTCATCCACGCTGATGAGAACGATTTTGTCGCCGGTTGCCGGACGCGGCTGTTTTTTTTCTGCTTTCGCCGGCTGATCCGGCGGTTTTGGCGGCGTCTCCGCAATCGTTGCCTGTTTTTGCCATTGAAGATGAGCTGCCTGGCGTAAAAGTTCTTCGTCAACAAAGGTTTCCTGCTGCTCGTCTGGAGTCGATATTTTTTCTTCCGGGGGAGAAAATTCCAAAATTTTGTCGGGAATATCCGTTTCTTCAGGCGGCTCTGCGCTCGATTCTGTCGTCTGTGATTCGGTTTTGTCTTTCCGCTCGCTGGCTTTTTCAATTTCCGAAATCAATGGTTTGATTTCATTTTCCAAGTCATCGCCGCGGCGCTGCGGGTTGACTTCAAATACGTAGTCTTCGATATTTTCATCCGCTAAAATTGAATTTTGCCGCGCGGCTTCGCGTTCCCGATCCGGGAAATTGTCCTGATCCGGCGGAGAAGTTGTTTCCGTTTCTTGCTGCGACGGCGCTGATTTTTCGGACTCATCTTCTAAAAAGACTTCCTCGAACAGAGTCTTGTTCGTGTCAATCGTCGGCGGGGGTTCCAGAGAAGGCTTTTTCTTCGATGAATCAGAAAATTGCACGCTCTCTTTCCGCTCCTGGCGCAATTCGAGAGAGGGTGGCGAGTCTTGTTGAAAAACCTCTTCCCGAGAGGGTTTGTACGTTTCTTTATTTTCCAGCCCTGGAAAAATAGGACCTTTTTCTACCGCTTCTTCATCTTTACCGTTGGGCGGCTCGACGCTGATTTCCGTTTCAGTTGGTTGAATCGGCGGGCGCGAAGATAACCGTTGCGACAAACTATCTTCTTCCAGACCGGCGAACACTTTTTCCAGCTCTGGCTGATTTTTTTTCTTCGCCACTTTGACGTCTGTTTTGATAAAACCCTGCTGGTACAAACGGAC
It encodes the following:
- a CDS encoding response regulator; this encodes MNKKIVIIDNDRNYITPLAAGLQHAGFSVYLWDERQDLLEFIRQTRPDMIISEAHLESVDSQEFFKRLKSLPEFKFIPFLFTSSQKNVDERIKNIEIGVDDFLGKPFYVEEAVSRISNLLQELENFGGYQLETERGFTGNLTEMNLVDLIQTMELGKKSAVIKLKRHNTLGEVYLVDGNVVNARLDHLDGEQAILRLFTWTIGVFSVEMTAVTQKRKIQKTNKELIDIGLRRLSSWEQIRQGLPPLQAVIAPTEQKNWQKLSDEEKELLKMIPDKIRLSDLIAKSKFDDLKALELVRSLYQKGSLQETEDNYNHYVEDYLKRVKQNRAAGENSTERAATIVSNILRKTDKDPGQERREQDRRQTPERRFHGRRQGDLAYGRNPIYLSKIELLMIKEALS
- a CDS encoding response regulator — translated: MVTSGMEHQLILVADNDAKNLEILRENLEASGFLVSSASNGKEAWEEISSTKPKLALTETSLPGLSGFQLMERMKNDPETASIPVIFLTKQRDVQQRLRAFELGAKDYLVKPLHVKEVIAHIRMILRRLKKFDVEAADVQNQFSGKLEQLNLADLIESFGVERKTGILTLSNSRRSGQVFFREGAVVNARLGDFKMEHALYQMFPWKKGFFKMIFRDVDIAEEISISNLGLLLQGLKRIDLREKLLKKLPSPKATFYTTPVFEQLLEKKKLNNGVSEFTRLLDGKHTIEQIIDESGLDDLVALKRLVRLYQQGFIKTDVKVAKKKNQPELEKVFAGLEEDSLSQRLSSRPPIQPTETEISVEPPNGKDEEAVEKGPIFPGLENKETYKPSREEVFQQDSPPSLELRQERKESVQFSDSSKKKPSLEPPPTIDTNKTLFEEVFLEDESEKSAPSQQETETTSPPDQDNFPDREREAARQNSILADENIEDYVFEVNPQRRGDDLENEIKPLISEIEKASERKDKTESQTTESSAEPPEETDIPDKILEFSPPEEKISTPDEQQETFVDEELLRQAAHLQWQKQATIAETPPKPPDQPAKAEKKQPRPATGDKIVLISVDEDCKDSVMDILTHDNFKSLKVLPEQNFNIDVGKINLNAEREVKLISVPIEKQLNPFLESIEDSALACLFTFDCSRPETWEYTGYLIHSISDKFGAPFAVLVMNLDEQESLTTDVIRYKLNLSAENPVLPCDETDENCVRQLLDTIKNFAGIV